A genome region from Apus apus isolate bApuApu2 chromosome 2, bApuApu2.pri.cur, whole genome shotgun sequence includes the following:
- the AGR3 gene encoding anterior gradient protein 3, producing MLHSTLAVSLLLIAVSSNLAMAIKKEKRAPQTLSRGWGDEITWVQTYEEGLYQAKKSNKPLMVIHHLEDCQYCQALKKAFAENEEIQEMAQNNFIMLNLMHETTDKNLSPDGQYVPRIMFVDPSLTVRADITGRYSNRLYTYEPQDIPFLIENMKKALRLIQTEL from the exons ATGCTCCATTCAACATTGGCCGTGTCCCTCCTGCTAATTGCAGTCTCTTCCAATCTGGCAATGgcaattaaaaaggaaaaaagagcacCTCAGACACTGTCAAGAG GCTGGGGAGATGAAATTACCTGGGTACAAACTTATGAAGAGGGGCTTtatcaagcaaaaaaaag TAACAAGCCACTGATGGTAATTCATCATTTGGAAGACTGTCAATACTGCCAAG CACTGAAGAAAGcttttgcagaaaatgaagagaTACAGGAAATGGCCCAAAATAACTTCATTATGCTGAATCTCATG CATGAAACCACAGATAAAAACCTATCACCTGATGGACAATATGTGCCTCGAATCATGTTTGTAG accCGTCCCTCACAGTAAGAGCTGATATCACGGGAAGATACTCCAACCGGCTTTACACTTATGAACCGCAAGACATACCATTCT taatagAGAACATGAAGAAAGCACTACGCCTCATTCAGACAGAACTGTAA